The sequence TGTTACATTTACTTTGGCTCCAGAGAAAGGTAGAACAGAAGAGAACAGCACAGCTTTTCTGTGGATAAAAGTACagttttgtaaaaaagaaaaaaaaaggtccttgTTAAAGTCAGTCACCTTGTTTGTCGAGAACAGGCAGAACTGGCTGCATAATTTATCCACATGAGCCGTTAccaatgttttaatgttgtggcggAAAAGTTCTTTGCTGCATGTGAGTTACTGTAGTAAAAAAGTTAACTTTATTGAATAAATCAAAATGCCCCGGAAATTGAATTTCAGAGCAGCACAAACACCCTGGGgagatgttacatttacatttacggcatttatcagacgcccttatccagaccgacttacaatcagtagttacagggacagtccccgccctggagacactcagggttaagtgtcttgctcagggacaaaatggtagtaagtggggtttgaacctgggtcttctggttcatagccgagtgtgttacccactaggagaTGTTGGACTGACTGTTGGACACAGCTGTTAAcagtcctccacctccttcaaCAGTAGTGGGAAGTTGTCTTGAGTCTTGTTTTCCAATGTTCTTTTCTCGTGTGCACTCTTAATACCTGCTTGTGTTCCTGTCTCTCTTTCCCCTGCAGGTAAATATTTTTTCTGGGCTCCTCGGGGAGAATCCATGACACATCTCGTCAATGTGAAACATTGAGAGGCACTTTTAAGGAagcgtttcatttttttaatgattttctgGAAAGACTCTACTTAGACCAGCACCATGTGCAAAGTTATAGTCACATGCCGTTCCATGCTGTGGACCCTGCTGAGCATCGTGGTGGCCTTCGCCGAGCTCGTCGCCTTCATGGACAGCGAATGGCTTGTAGGACCTTCCATCTCCCCAAGCCCCAATTCAAGCATCTCGTACCAGCCTACCCTGGGCCTGTACGGCCGCTGCAGACTCATCCAGCAGCGCTCTGCTCAGTGTGGACCCTATGCAGAGAACTTTGGGGAGATAGCCAGTAACTTTTGGAAGGTCACGGCTATTTTCCTGGCCGTAGGACTGCTCATATTGGTTGTAGTGGCTCTGCTTGCTGTTTTCAGCTTGTGCTTCCAGAGCATCATGGGGAAGAGTCTCTTCAATGTGTGTGGCCTGGTGCAGGCAATCGCTGGTAAGAACTTTTCTTTGACTTCTtgcgttttttttgtcatttggaaCATGAAGGTTATTGACACTCGACAAGTTGTGTGAACGCTGATTTTATCATAGCCAGGTAAACATGATTCAAAACAGTTCTATCAAATTTTTACTTGCTAATGTTTAAATGTGATGTCTTGCTAACATCAATAAAAGTCATCATTAATATGAACTGTTCTctaacaataaatatatattttgatcaGAAACATATCAGCAATAATGACTTAAAGACTGAATGAAACTATAAggaattaattatattttacaaTCTCTGTGTTATattacattactttactttccATTTTGGTAAGTTGGTAGATGCTTTATGCAAAACACTCACCTTTTTGCTGAATCTGAATATGACATGTTAATGGTTTGACATTGTCCATCTTGAAGGTGTAAAAAAGTTGGAAAGCTTCAGTAGAGAATAGGATCATATAGATCAGATGACTGGCTCAGGACTCTGATCAAGTGAATAAGCAGGCAGCAGACAAAGAGAAGAGCTTCAAACAGGCTTCTAGAGTCTTAAGTGTCATATACAGCAGGCTCATGCAGTCAGGGGTGCAGAATGTGGCAGAGACCTTGTTTCCTCATGGGATCTTCAGTGTCACTGGCCAGTGGAACAGAGCTTCTTCAGATGCAGGATCTGACATGTCTGTTTTGACGCTCAGCTCTATGATATGCAGACGGCTCTGATATGATCACCGAGATATGCAGTTTCAGTGAATGTATTCTTTATAATGAATATATACGCCATCCACCCAACAATTACCAGCTTGTTATaggtagaggtgtgaaccttcactggtctcacgattcgattcgattatgattatcaatgccttgatatcgatgcatcccagaaattttctacattgtcacgtGATGCTTTCAAATACATGAGTTAAGGTCTCCtacacctgtgtggacgctttggtttactacaatgagcagaaaaactgccGTTCGGTCTGTGATTACCTTGTAACAGTCGTATATACTtttagttctcctttaaattcacacggcactatgctgtgggcggagttagtcagATCAACTGAGGAACTGAGCAAACTGGCCCAAactcctgtggtccctttattttgtattacataaaagcagcaATGTTTGCTATGTATAATGTCCCTGTACAAGCAGTTATCGACATTTACCTGGACATGGCGGAACTGAAGTGGtgtaagcataataaatagagagcTTGATGGGAACCCCAGCAGAGGCGggagattctctttcttccctgCTGGCCTCCGTTTTCTGCATGCCTCACCAGAGTTTCCTAAAGCCAGAAACGGCAGAAAAATGGCTGGTTCAGATGCCCATTGGAGTGAGGTGAtcacagactgaacacagaccgattttctgctcattggagaaaatgcGCCCACCACAGGGctcagtgtaaaaaaatatgcCGGCAAAAAAAGTCCCGGTAAAacaataatgtcatgttgtacaTGACACATAGACTGTTAACATCAGCTTTTCCTCTATTCCCATTTcgcgtgtgtgttttgaagtggcagaaagaaaactcacCCACTTGGATGCTGTTGgtcgcaaaaaaaaatgtcacggCGCACAGCGGTCAAAGTTGCGGTGCGGTGCAAGTGTAGCTACCCGATTTGGACTGCGCATGAGTACCCCAAAAGCCAACATGTTACagcctaaacctaaccctactcTTAAACCTATCCGCAGCTGTTGCGCATGGATTCCGGTCCGAATCGGCTAGCCACAGCGAGATCAATTACATGaataatttcaacacccctaataatAGTTGGTATTATTTGTATATGCAATAGAACTTTCTGGAATAAAGTATTATTTCTTGAAATTTAGTCCTGCAAATTACACCTGTGAAAAGCTTTTTTGAGCTGTTGTGGTTTAAGATCACAGGCATACACCTGAGTTCCGTATTAAAGATCGATAAGATGGACACTGCACTTATTTACAGCCCCAATtcccaaaaatgtaaataaaaacagaatgatTTGCAAATGTATTAATTCTAGAATTCATCAAATAGTTGTAccatttcataaaaattgtcatGTTAATGTTATGTCATGTTAAATTAGATGGCAGCAAaacatttccagaaaaaattaataatatgcTTTATGCATCATAATCCTGTTTTAAAATCATGTTTAATACAGACATTATTATGTTATATGCATTGTGCTTTTGGaatatttcatgtgtctttCTTAATTTCTCCTGAAGGCTTTTTCCTTCTCCTGGGCTTGGTGTTCTACCCTGTAGGCTGGGGCTGTGAGAAGGTGAAGCAGTACTGTGGGGAACAAGCCTCTCCTTTCAGAAATGGTGACTGCTCTTTGGGCTGGGCCTTCTTCACAGCCGTAGGGGGGTTGGTGCTCACGTTCTTCTGTGCCGTGTTCTCCGCCCAGGCGGAAAAAGCCACCTCCAGCGACAAGGTTCAAGACGAGATCGAGGAGGGAAGAAGCCTCATTTGCGCTCTGTAGTCACAGCTATACTGCTGGATTCAACCACAAACCATCAGGCGTGGTGGAGCCAGGACGTCGTTTCTGCTGGGACCGAAAAAGAACCTGCCATCCGCACTGCAATCACTGACGCTCTCTTCACTTTCTCTGGAATTTACTCAACCTGAAATTACTCTCATCATAGGCACTACTTATAGAATCACCAGTCGAAATACATGGGAAAAGCCAGCAACACCAGAGGTGGCGGTTATAAACATATGCCCCGCCCTTCGCCAACAGAAGCCAGTCATCTGCCTCTTATTAGCTGAAATGGGAACATATTAAGCCATAGAAATATAACGCTTGGCAGGCATTTAGTGTATTTGGTGTATTACATGGACGGCGACATTTCTCAATTGTGAAATCTCTTCTGGCTTTAGTGTGTTTGGATGGTGGAGCTCTGTCTACACCAGCGATCCTGATCCACTCCTGATCCCCACCCCGCACGCATGTCATGCTGACGCCTGAACCCGGTCCGGCTGCTAATGAGACTGACCAGTTATGGGTCGGGTGGTGGGTGTCCGATGCACAGTTTCCGGCCATGGTCTACAGGATGTGACTGGCTGCCAAGATGTgactttctgttttgtttttttggctttttctttatttcttcctgAACAAAATCATTAAATCATTGCTCCtctttccaaaactgtaaaatgtaactcTTAATATCATTAAGtgatgttaaataaatgtatttttggttACTGTGGTAAAAAGTGAATCTTTCATCTTTTCATGGTAAAAATTTGTTTACAAACATGGGTGATATTCTCCTGTTCTGCCATCTACAATCAGACCGGAGAGAACAGTTGATCAGAACGCAGGACAGGAGCCTCTTTGTCTTGTGCGACAAAACAATCAATTTGTAATTAGGCCTGTGGTGATTAATGGCATTCCGATGGGGTGTGTTCAAGTCTGATGAATGTTCCTGGGCCATCCCACCTACAGAAACGTCCAAGCAATTTCATCTCACCGCCCGCCCGGACAAGtggtactttttacactgtaattaatatttttatattgctgaaacagaagatattataaTTATGCTCATTATGGACACACAGGCTTACATACATATTATTATAAACTAGTCATTGTACCTTTTCTTTCAAAGTGATATTAAGAGTCTATCCGAAAACTATTACTTGCTGCACCTAACCTTTATCCCTGAAGAATTCCAAGATTCCAGATGTCAATATGCATGACAGGGTGAGAAATCAAGGGAAATTTTTCCCTCACATCACCCAGGTAACCCAAGTCTTACTTAGTCCATCGGGAATTTTTTTAGTTGAGCTGATTCGGTACCTCCCTGTTTAATAGAGACATGAGTCACACCTTATTTGTCACTCATTTCCTATGCCTCTATACCTTATATGTTCTTCAATGGGTAGCTCACACCTTGAGATCAGGACACATCACAATAAAAGCAGTCAAGGATTCATATTGGTTTATTCGACTAGTTCACATTTACGGTGAATTGTGCATAATTCTACAGTATGATCAACACCAGTCTCCAGCTACAGGCACAAGAGAAAAGTATTTCCCTGACTTAttgcatggggcttgtttgctcaTGTCAcgatttgcagaaataaaacaactgTAAGAAACAACTTCAATATAAGAGACATGATGGGGAAAGAATTCATTGTGACATTAGCAAAGGGGTGGAAAATATGGGCATAGGTGTCAAATCAGTCTACCTAACATCTTCAGCAGATCCCCAAAGTCAAGGCCTTCTTATGCTATGGAGTACGGACAACGTGACTGGTGACACAAGCGATTGAGAGAACGTCACCTTCACAGAGATTGTTAAAGAGGTTTAATGTCGACTATGAACATAAGAGCAAGAAATAATTATGAGCAGTAGATCACAAATAAATTTTACAGAAGAACAGTAAAATAAACTGATTAGCATGAAGTAAGCGCTTATTAAGTGCATTTTCTGGCTGAGCTAAAAACATAGAATCCCTGGATCAGAATGGTTAGAACATTTAGTATGAGGGCCGACAACTTGATCCATGGAAGGGCACTGCGGGTGATGGGTTTTGAAGTAGGCAGCCAATAACAAAAGTGTTCAGAGACATAAAATGACCCACTCCTATTGGCCAAAAGGGCATCCGAAAAGCCTGCGCCATCACCAACCTTCCTAAAACTATTCACAGAAAACTTTTGGATTTTTTCGTTAGTGGGACCATTTTGGCTAGACATCATAAACTCTTGGCATCTCtggcattttttgtgtgttcggtGTAATATGACTCAAAGTTTGCTGGAAACTTGTGGGTGTGTCACTGGCGCGGTGGTGGCTGCGAAGCCCCCATCAAATGCGGCATTCAGGACTTCATCAAGACTGCTGGCTGCAACAAAGTCCAGGTCCGCCCTCACATGAATGGGGATCTCCTCCAGGTCCTTCTCATTGCGCTTGGGGATGATGATGCGCTTCAGCCCTGCCCTATGAGCAGCCAGCACCTTGTCTTTGATCCCGCCCACCTGGTGATGAAGAGTCACAGTCTTTGTTTAGTGCATTTACCCATGTTGCTCAACAGAAATCTGCTTTTGATAAAATGCAGCAAGACTTGGCTACATATTGGTTGACTGTCTCTttaagaatttttatttttaatacttttgAAAGCAAGCAGTGTAAAGTGATTGtttatgtcattgtgatacccagcaggcactgcacacaatgcacataatgaaatgtgtagTTTGCATTTaaccccatcacccttggtgagcagtgggaccctggggagcagcgtgtggggacagtagtgGCTaaagtggacctcagtggcgccattggcggttcaggatttaaacctggaGCCCTTCGGTTATGAATTCACCACTGACCCCTTTTACTTGTATTTCAAGCTTTAAATGGACAAGAATATTGTTCAGAGTGTCTAACTGAAAATGTTATAAATAGGCCCTTGATATCAACAAATTCCAGCTTGGTAAACAtaagtataataaaataaatatggagAAACAGTAATCTGATATTAATCAGGCAAGATTTATAATCATTTATAGTCAATTTGCAATGTGGTTGCTCCACGAATGAGCTCATCAAACTGTATTGAGCCTGTTTCCTTCACAgttactttctttatttatgtgtatAATGTGATATCTGCTTCTTTCtccaggcgtgtgtgtgtgtgtgtgtgtgtgtgtgtgtgtgagactcacTGGCAGCACGAGTCCCCTTAGTGTAATCTCTCCAGTCATCGCTACATCGGAGCGGACCAGCCGTCCACTGAACAGAGATGCCAGGCATGTCACTATGGTGACGCCAGCAGATGGGCCATCCTTGGTGACCGCACCTGCCGGAAAGTGTAAGTGAACGTCTGTCCCCTCCAGCGGGTCTTGACTTCCTGCaactacacaaacacaagtgTCACAAATGGCACTTTTTGTTACAGACTCACTCTCTAGGGTCCTACAGAGAACCAAACCAGTGCTTGCTGTTTTACAcaaacatgggtggtagtagtctagtgggtaacacactcgcctatgaaccagaagacccaggttcaaatcccacttactaccattgtgtccctgagcaagacacttaaccctaagttgctccagggcgggactgtccctgtaactactgattgtaagtcgctctggataagggcatatgatatatgctgtaaatgtaaattatacatccatttgtgtattttatggtTAGTTTGGTTTATTTGACTTAATAGGCAGTAAAAAATATAgcataagcaaaaaaaatataaaaaaaacatgtcttgtGCCATTACTATAAAAGTTTGACACCACCATGTGCAATATCATATGAGATTAAGAGACTTTTGACAGGTGTTGAGGAAATATTTGATTAACTGACTCAACTGAGCTAGCAGTTTACAATTAACTTGCTATTAGAGACCACGTGTTGGTATTTTAAACGGCCTTTCGTTCTGATCTACGGTTGTGAACTTCGGTTTAGACTCACTGTTGGTGAGCTGGTAGAGTTTTGCGTTGCTGCGCAGCCAGCTGATGGCCAGGTGAGCCGACTCCTTCATCACGTCACCAAGCTGTCCCGTCAGTGTCAgctgcccctccccctccatgCGGCTAGCCTCCACAAACATGATCTCCCCGCCCAGTGGGGTCCAGGCCAACCCAATGGCCACACCCGGCAGGGTCAGGCGCTCGGACACCTGGACGAGAAAGAAAACCTGGTTTTCAAAAACCTATTCATTTTAAAGGTGATCACATATTATGCAAATGATCAGTTAAGTAATGAATAATAATCAGTTCCCCAATGCTTTAAATGGGTTCCTACCTCCATCTCAAAGACAGGAGGTCCCAGTATATCTTTCAGTGCAACAGAGTCGATAACAATGGGCATCTCAGGGGGAGCAGTCATGTCCGTGTCCCGGTAGGCCTCTTCACctgtcctctctctgtctccagcTAATAATCACACATTAGACGCACACATAGAtaaatagggcagtggtggccatgtAGCCATGCCCGATGGAATCCCTGGCCTGGTCTCACCTTCTTCCGGACCATGCTGGGGGCCAGATGGGTCCGGTTTGGAGATTTTGTGACCTTCAGCCACCTTTACAGCCACAGCTCGACAGACGGCTCCAATCTTCCTTTCCAAGGAGCGCACACCCGCCTCCCGTGTGTACCTATACAATTCCATACACCAAGAGGAGCAGGCGTCATACATCACAGGTTCGGACCACTGGGGCGGCAATGTGTTTTATGGGTTCTGAGACACCTTAAGGTAATTTTGCTTATACACTTAATACTTCAGCTGGTTGATTCTTCTTTGGCCCAGAGCCGGTTCATTCTACACACAGAGTCTCTATGTTAATTCCATTATATGTGCATATTGCCATTTGTGAGCCATTGTAGTGTACACAAATTGACAATTTGAGATTCCTCTTGtacttttaaataataaattaagctGCTCTTCATGTAAAACTTAAAGTTAATGTTTGTGTTTCACTGAAATGTCTTTAGTACAGCAGATTTAGTACAAATACATTAGGTCCAAGCATTCAAAGTTGATGTCGTTTGATCCTTTGAGGTTAACTAATGTGTTACTACAGACTATAAAATATTAACAGTCACTCAGTTGCATTTGTACATCtaatgttttcttgtaataacattttgaaatgacgAAGTATCAGTAAAATGTTGGTCTCTAGTTAACACTGTGCTTTTGTGTTGTctataatttgtcattttcgGGTATGTGATGTCTTTCATTCCCATTCACCCCTCATCTTCTCTCCGACTGTCTGatgtctgtttgtctctatTGTGGCTATATGTGTTTCTGTTTGTGAGTCTGTCGTGTGTACAGACCGGGGCCATCGGGCTGTCATAGCCAGTGCCAAGGCACCTAATCAcagtcctgagtaatctcagTTGGTGCCAATTAAGtatgattactcaggactccttgaAAAGCAGGTCTGcagcacccagtgggtgctgTGACATTGATGTGGCCTCACCCTAACCTTGTGTTTGATTTTGTGTTCCTGATGACCGTAACACACCTTAAGGTTTCTTTTAGTTCATTTTCGGCCATCGTGTCTGGTTTTGCTTTCCTTTATAATAAATTCCTTTTTGCCccaatgtcctgcttctgtgcctTTTCCCCTTGGACCCTGACACGTGtaacacctactcatttatgagtcttgcatttttcacattatagaacaatgtgaggttatgtaataaaaaactaGAAAAGTTTTAACATTTGCATCGCTCCACAGCAgcgagcttttgctgtgatagCAGCACTTCACACTCTTGGCTGCTCTTGAAGACAACAGAGAAGGTTTCCCATCAATCCTGAGAAAGGTTGATGCTGAAGGTTCATGCTCTCTTATCATTTACTCTTGCTTACtcaagcatctcatgaagcggctttgaAAATCACAATAGTGAATCAATGTAAAAAGTGgcaattcatcaaacatacatataaaacaaatactTAACATGTTTCTTGTtgtggattcttcaaaatggctccatctccATAACAACCATAGAGTATGTgcatccaaacgtttgactggtagtgtaggagttgatgtttgtgtgtttacctgCTGATGATTTCCTGTGTAGTGTGCTGTGGGATCTGCAGCTGCTGAGGTGTTAGACCATGCTGCTCCAGCTGATGTGGGATCAGATGACGATGGGCAATCTCCACCTTTTCCTCTTGAGTATaacctacaaacacacacacacttagcaaAAGCAGTGTCACTAACAGGGCACGACCAATCTGCAAGGCTGAACTGAAACAGTGGAGGCAGGTAAaacctctgacccctgaccccctgACTAACCTGGCACTTGTAGCACCTCCATCCTATCCAGCAGGGCAGGGGGAATGGTTGCTGTGGTGTTAGCCGTGGCAATGAACAGGACTTGGGAAAGGTCAAAGGACACGTTCAGGTAGTGATCGGTGAAGCTGTGGTTCTGCTCTGGGTCCAggacctgtacacacacacttttatttttcatgtcaggagtgtgtgtgcctgGGATTTTAACACAACAATGTAATGTACTCTATTGGCAGACCACATTTCCCCTGACCTCCAGCAGGGCAGCGGCAGGGTCTCCTTGGAGACTCTTTCCCAGCTTGTCAACTTCGTCCAGTAGGAACACAGGGTTGTTCACACCCACGGTCTTCAGCCCGTTGATGATCCGGCCGGGCATGCTGCCCACGTACGTACGCCTATGGGGCAAAGGAATTATTACCAGTTGTGGTAGCGCTTATAATGCTTTGTACTGGTTGTACTTTGTACTGGctgtaaattttacatttacatttatggcatttagcagccGCCCTGAGCAAGttacaaccatttacatttacagcatttatcagacgcccttatccagagcgacttacaatcagtagttacagggacagtcccccctggagcaatttagggttaagtgtcttgctcagggacacaatggtagtaagtgggattcgaacccgggtcttctggttcataggcgagtgtgttacccactaggccactaccacccctaggctacaaccagtagttacagggtccccctgccttgctcagggacacattggtagtaagtggggtttgaacctgtgacctcgTGGGcttgttttacccactaggccactagctAGGTAGTAGgtgtttcatcttttttttgagCGCCTCTAACTTACTTTACATGAGTCTTTAATCCGTCCGGTGGGCAACTTTGACGTACCTGTGCCCGCGGATGTCGGACTGGTCACACACCCCACCAAGGGCGATTCGGTGGAACTCTCGGCCCAGCGTCCGTGCGATGGAGCGGCCCACGCTGGTCTTGCCCACACCTGGTGGGCCCACGAAGCAGAGAATGGGCCCTTTCAGGGTGCTCTTCAGCTGCCGCACAGCCAGGTACTCCAGCACCCGCCGTTTCAGCTTCTCCATGGCGTAGTGGTCGTTGTCTAACAGAACCCGTGCTGCACGGATGTCCAGACAGTCTGACAGACATTATTTTTGAATACATTATTATatacatcacttttttttatgtagttaGAAATATcctattttttttaccaaaagaaacattttgctCCGGTCCAGACATtggaaaatgtacaaatgttgAATGGAATTTCAATATAAATGTATAGAGGCCCGATATCAGCAAAAGTTAgtacatattaataaaaccaAATGGATGCACTAGATGAATTTTTGCTCTGCAGCCAAATTACAAGGCAGAAGGCCTTGTAATTTACAACAGGAGAGTTGAGTTTCCATGACCAGAAAGAGAGCACAGATTCACCCTGCTCACCTGAAGTGCTCTTGCTCCATGGCAGCTCTGCCATCAGCTCCAAGTAATTTCTGGTGAGGGCGTATTCTGGCATAGACTGGGGCATTTTCTTCAGCCTAAAATCGAACGTTTCTCACGTTTACACCCCAATGACTGGAGTATCAGAATAAAATCCAAACATATGATTTAATAATATACAGACACACCGTTTCAGCTCCTTGAGACACACACGTAGTGCTGGCTCAGGCATATTTGCTCCTTTAACCTTCCTCTCTAGCAAGGAGGTGTCATCAACATCCTCCtcatcaccctcctcctccagagAGAACTGACGCCCGGGATACATGCCGCCCTTTCTAACAGCCAACACCTTAAGGTGGGAGACAGTCGGTAAACGGGAATGAAACAGACGCAGGGtccttacacatttttactaaatAGCTTGCTAAAGAATTGCCTTAgctctaaggcaaattttcatgaccaaatgTTCTCTGAAGTTCCTGTgcaaatttgaagaaaaaaaaaaatcataaagtaAAATTTACCAAAGTATTGTGAAACTAAATTGGACAagcctgaaaagcttaacttaaatgaaagtatttctTCCTCTCAGTTCGCGAAGCCCTAGTAAAATGGGCTCCATCGGGTTCGGCcgtagatcatcagctgtaattaaCGTGAGTTTTAAAAggggtgctggaatatggaagcaacgcacgTAACGTTGTTCACTACATAAAGCCAGCAGAGATACCATAGACCTGCAATCGAACTATGGACTTTTCAAGGCCTTGAAAactctcttttcaaattccatgacttttccaggtttttgaTGACCATAAAAACCCTGCAGAAGACGACACATGCATTGAAAGCCCCACCTTCTTATTGTCGTCTGGGCGGAGCTTCCTGGTATTCTGGAGAAGCTTCAGGCCTTCTATTTGTCTGGTGATGAGAGGAAGAGTCTTTTTAAAGCGCTCCTCCAAATCGACCGCATCAAGGACCTAaagagtcacacacacaaaaaaatacacttttacaTGTCACTAATGTCCATCACTGGCATTCTCAGTATTCTGATGTAATAATAGCTGCTATGGGCTTTTAACTACAATTTCATCAGTCCACGCCTGATGCCACCACAAATGACAATACGGATGAATATAACACAAGAATGTGAGTACAGAGAAGACTGTGAACTGAGAAACAGCCCTTGTGATCCATTGATGGGGTGGATAGCACCCCCTGCAGGTCAGTCTAAACCGTACACACTGCACCATGATGCTGATCTGTGGTGATTCTCATCATTTCTCCTGCAATGGCTGTCAGGTGAAGGTACGTGTGGGTAAAACTGGTTCTATGGTCTGTAGCCACACCTGAagcttttctttatttgtggTGCGAATCATGGATGCCAG comes from Denticeps clupeoides chromosome 11, fDenClu1.1, whole genome shotgun sequence and encodes:
- the lhfpl2b gene encoding LHFPL tetraspan subfamily member 2b isoform X1 — protein: MCKVIVTCRSMLWTLLSIVVAFAELVAFMDSEWLVGPSISPSPNSSISYQPTLGLYGRCRLIQQRSAQCGPYAENFGEIASNFWKVTAIFLAVGLLILVVVALLAVFSLCFQSIMGKSLFNVCGLVQAIAGFFLLLGLVFYPVGWGCEKVKQYCGEQASPFRNGGKSHLQRQGSRRDRGGKKPHLRSVVTAILLDSTTNHQAWWSQDVVSAGTEKEPAIRTAITDALFTFSGIYST
- the lhfpl2b gene encoding LHFPL tetraspan subfamily member 2b isoform X2, with the translated sequence MCKVIVTCRSMLWTLLSIVVAFAELVAFMDSEWLVGPSISPSPNSSISYQPTLGLYGRCRLIQQRSAQCGPYAENFGEIASNFWKVTAIFLAVGLLILVVVALLAVFSLCFQSIMGKSLFNVCGLVQAIAGFFLLLGLVFYPVGWGCEKVKQYCGEQASPFRNGDCSLGWAFFTAVGGLVLTFFCAVFSAQAEKATSSDKVQDEIEEGRSLICAL
- the lonp2 gene encoding lon protease homolog 2, peroxisomal, coding for MASSSGVQIPGRLPLLLTHDGVLLPGSTVRVSVDTGRNMQLVKSRLLKGTSLKSTIIGVIPNTRDPEQEADELPTLHSIGTAGLAVQVVGSNWPKPHYTLLITGLCRFRVAQLLKERPFVVAEVEQLDQLEQYMDTDQGELGELSQRFYQAAVQLVGMLDMSVPVVAKLRKLLDSLPRDTLPDILASMIRTTNKEKLQVLDAVDLEERFKKTLPLITRQIEGLKLLQNTRKLRPDDNKKVLAVRKGGMYPGRQFSLEEEGDEEDVDDTSLLERKVKGANMPEPALRVCLKELKRLKKMPQSMPEYALTRNYLELMAELPWSKSTSDCLDIRAARVLLDNDHYAMEKLKRRVLEYLAVRQLKSTLKGPILCFVGPPGVGKTSVGRSIARTLGREFHRIALGGVCDQSDIRGHRRTYVGSMPGRIINGLKTVGVNNPVFLLDEVDKLGKSLQGDPAAALLEVLDPEQNHSFTDHYLNVSFDLSQVLFIATANTTATIPPALLDRMEVLQVPGYTQEEKVEIAHRHLIPHQLEQHGLTPQQLQIPQHTTQEIISRYTREAGVRSLERKIGAVCRAVAVKVAEGHKISKPDPSGPQHGPEEAGDRERTGEEAYRDTDMTAPPEMPIVIDSVALKDILGPPVFEMEVSERLTLPGVAIGLAWTPLGGEIMFVEASRMEGEGQLTLTGQLGDVMKESAHLAISWLRSNAKLYQLTNIAGSQDPLEGTDVHLHFPAGAVTKDGPSAGVTIVTCLASLFSGRLVRSDVAMTGEITLRGLVLPVGGIKDKVLAAHRAGLKRIIIPKRNEKDLEEIPIHVRADLDFVAASSLDEVLNAAFDGGFAATTAPVTHPQVSSKL